A section of the Chryseobacterium scophthalmum genome encodes:
- a CDS encoding thymidine kinase, which yields MFLENTINHSKQSGWMEVICGSMFSGKTEELIRRLRRAEMAGQNVEIFKPKTDTRYSDEDVVSHNKNKIRSTAVENPNEIILLGSNCDVVGIDEAQFFDESIVEIANQLANSGIRVVIAGLDMDFLGRPFGPMPYLMATAEYVTKVHAICRRTGNLANYSMRTSEGKNLVELGETESYDAVSRRVFVDEVLNKKEV from the coding sequence ATGTTTTTAGAAAATACAATTAATCATTCCAAACAAAGCGGTTGGATGGAAGTTATTTGTGGCTCAATGTTTTCCGGAAAAACCGAAGAGTTGATCCGAAGGCTGAGAAGAGCTGAAATGGCGGGGCAAAATGTGGAAATTTTTAAACCTAAAACCGATACGAGATATTCTGATGAAGATGTCGTTTCGCATAACAAAAACAAGATTCGCAGTACCGCGGTAGAAAATCCTAACGAAATTATTTTGTTGGGGTCAAATTGTGATGTTGTCGGAATTGATGAAGCACAGTTTTTTGATGAGAGTATTGTAGAAATTGCCAATCAGTTGGCCAACAGCGGAATTCGGGTGGTAATTGCAGGTTTGGATATGGATTTTCTGGGACGACCTTTCGGACCGATGCCTTATTTGATGGCAACTGCCGAATACGTTACAAAAGTACATGCAATTTGTAGAAGAACAGGAAATTTAGCCAATTATTCGATGAGAACTTCCGAAGGAAAAAACTTGGTAGAACTCGGAGAAACAGAATCTTACGATGCTGTAAGCCGAAGAGTTTTTGTAGATGAAGTTTTAAACAAAAAAGAAGTTTAA
- a CDS encoding type II toxin-antitoxin system RelE/ParE family toxin: MEIRWSNFALQDLEQIEDYIGNRFTYKEYQKFIEILNRKIELIVDRKVIFQKLEQSSDYNKLLITEQTTLIYKLETKYLKILRLYNNYQNEDKKFVIDDL, encoded by the coding sequence ATGGAAATAAGATGGTCTAATTTTGCTCTTCAAGATCTCGAGCAAATTGAAGATTATATAGGAAATCGTTTTACCTACAAAGAGTATCAGAAATTCATAGAGATTCTTAACCGGAAAATTGAATTGATTGTAGACAGAAAAGTAATCTTTCAAAAATTAGAACAATCTTCTGATTACAATAAACTTCTGATTACTGAACAGACCACGCTTATTTACAAATTAGAAACTAAATACCTCAAAATACTAAGGTTATATAACAATTATCAAAACGAAGATAAAAAATTTGTGATTGATGATCTTTAA
- a CDS encoding WG repeat-containing protein translates to MKKLVFILLSGIFSAQTNQYKEILLSKQVGKEVRFYTNGYGIISDPNTGNSSIVDSLGTISFNYPFKSEILRLSKDRFILKVKEGESNGKTALIDGNGNQLIPLDKFKYKTWENRDRLIVSKDGKDLVYDYNGKQIIPSQDKIEFANDSRFFIKKDKLWFIYNFDGQQVSDREFKENLRFYKGKVYLNTGIKTGDVIDIDGKTVSQFSNHYIEDINGFPFLITKDIAKNKYGIVDENEQVLAENIYEQAFVGRNYIYLIKDNKVSVFSKAEKKVFPTEYHYVNHLFNGNFKTLKDYKNPKIAVIKESGEVVLPKEYDVVEGFKIKGEDYVFVSKDNEEKLLDKNFESVLDEGFQIEKIFFNNVIVKKDEVYYKFSPTDKSYTPIKDIVSIKPFQFYPAIICKNKENLYGMLDEEGKEIVPFMYDDIVSFLSGDEVVVQKGDKFGVTNLKNEPLKDVIYDKYSADNKKLTLTKDKESEVIDFSSSEDKVMF, encoded by the coding sequence TTGAAAAAATTAGTTTTCATTCTGCTTTCAGGTATTTTTTCAGCACAGACCAATCAGTATAAAGAGATATTATTATCTAAACAAGTTGGCAAAGAAGTACGTTTTTACACCAACGGTTATGGAATCATTTCAGATCCGAATACCGGAAATTCTTCTATAGTAGATTCTTTAGGAACTATTTCTTTTAATTATCCTTTTAAAAGTGAAATTCTCCGTTTGTCGAAAGACAGATTTATTTTGAAAGTAAAAGAAGGTGAATCGAACGGAAAAACTGCTTTAATTGACGGAAACGGAAACCAGTTGATTCCACTAGATAAATTTAAATATAAAACCTGGGAAAATAGAGACCGTTTAATTGTATCAAAAGATGGAAAAGACCTTGTTTACGATTACAATGGGAAACAGATTATTCCGTCTCAGGATAAAATAGAATTCGCAAACGACAGCAGATTTTTTATTAAAAAAGATAAGCTTTGGTTTATATATAATTTTGACGGACAACAGGTTTCTGATAGAGAATTCAAGGAGAACTTGAGATTTTACAAAGGAAAAGTTTATTTAAATACCGGAATTAAAACCGGAGATGTGATAGATATCGACGGTAAAACGGTGAGCCAGTTTTCAAATCATTATATTGAGGATATTAATGGTTTTCCCTTTTTAATTACGAAGGACATTGCCAAAAATAAGTATGGAATTGTAGATGAAAATGAGCAGGTTTTAGCGGAAAATATCTACGAACAGGCTTTTGTAGGAAGAAATTACATTTACCTTATCAAAGACAATAAAGTAAGCGTTTTTTCTAAAGCAGAAAAAAAAGTTTTCCCTACGGAATATCATTATGTAAATCATTTGTTTAATGGTAATTTTAAAACATTAAAAGATTATAAAAATCCTAAAATTGCAGTTATTAAAGAGAGTGGGGAAGTTGTTTTGCCTAAAGAATATGACGTTGTAGAAGGTTTTAAAATAAAAGGCGAAGATTATGTTTTTGTAAGCAAAGACAATGAAGAAAAGCTTTTAGATAAGAATTTTGAGAGTGTTTTGGATGAGGGATTCCAGATTGAGAAAATCTTCTTTAATAATGTAATTGTTAAAAAAGACGAGGTTTATTATAAGTTTTCACCAACAGATAAATCTTACACGCCGATTAAAGATATTGTTTCTATAAAACCGTTTCAGTTTTACCCTGCAATTATCTGTAAAAATAAAGAAAACCTTTACGGAATGCTTGATGAAGAAGGAAAGGAAATTGTTCCGTTCATGTATGATGATATTGTAAGTTTTCTTTCTGGCGATGAAGTTGTGGTACAGAAAGGAGATAAGTTTGGGGTTACCAATCTTAAAAATGAACCGCTTAAAGACGTTATTTACGACAAATATTCGGCAGATAATAAAAAGC
- the rsmI gene encoding 16S rRNA (cytidine(1402)-2'-O)-methyltransferase produces the protein MSGILYFVPTPVGNLEDMTFRAINTLKEVDYILCEDTRTSGILLKHYEISKPLKSYHLHNEHQATEKVIADLKNGQNIAIITDAGTPGISDPGYLLAKAGSDHNIEMICLPGATALIPALVVSGLPNNEFLFAGFLPQKKGRQTKLKQLAEEKKTIVLYESPHKINTTLEQIKELFGEETRASLSREISKKFEETKRGTINELIEFSKSKTLKGEIVLIVNNSLK, from the coding sequence TTGAGCGGTATTTTGTATTTTGTTCCGACACCGGTCGGAAATCTTGAAGACATGACTTTCAGAGCGATTAATACGCTGAAAGAAGTAGACTATATTTTGTGCGAAGATACCCGAACTTCGGGGATTTTATTGAAGCATTATGAAATTTCAAAACCTTTGAAATCTTATCATCTTCACAATGAGCATCAAGCCACTGAAAAAGTGATTGCAGACCTTAAAAACGGTCAGAATATTGCCATAATTACCGATGCAGGAACTCCCGGAATTTCAGATCCGGGTTATTTGTTGGCGAAAGCTGGGTCAGATCACAATATTGAAATGATTTGCCTTCCCGGTGCAACGGCACTGATTCCGGCTTTGGTGGTTTCAGGTTTGCCAAATAATGAGTTTCTTTTTGCAGGTTTTCTTCCTCAGAAAAAAGGGAGACAAACGAAGCTTAAACAACTTGCAGAAGAGAAAAAAACAATCGTTTTGTACGAAAGTCCACACAAAATCAATACAACTTTAGAACAGATAAAAGAACTTTTCGGTGAAGAGACCAGAGCAAGTTTAAGCCGTGAGATTTCGAAAAAATTTGAAGAAACTAAGAGAGGAACAATCAATGAATTAATTGAATTCTCTAAAAGTAAAACTTTAAAAGGTGAAATTGTTTTAATCGTTAATAATTCTTTAAAGTAA